A window from Streptomyces sp. NBC_00299 encodes these proteins:
- a CDS encoding ketosynthase chain-length factor → MNAVVVTGLGVTAPNGLGVQDYWAATLAGKSGIGRITRFDPSSYPARLAGEIPGFAAEEHLPSRLLPQTDRMTRLALVAADWALADAGIRPQDLPGFDMGVVTASSSGGFEFGQGELQALWSRGSQYVSAYQSFAWFYAVNSGQISIRHGMKGPSSVVVSDQAGGLDAVAQARRQIRKGTPIVVSGAVDASICPWGWVAQLAAQRLTTRDEPSQAYLPFDGAADGYVPGEGGALLVMESEESARSRGARIYGEIAGYAATFDPAPGAERPPALRRAIELALDDADVRADQVDVVFADAAADPELDRIETEAITAVFGPRSVPVTAPKTMTGRLYSGAAPLDLATAFLAIRDGIIPPTVHVTPSPDHPLDLVIDRPRETTLRTALILARGYGGFNSAAVVRGVA, encoded by the coding sequence ATGAACGCGGTCGTGGTGACGGGCCTCGGTGTCACGGCCCCCAACGGCCTGGGAGTTCAGGACTACTGGGCGGCGACGCTCGCCGGGAAGAGCGGCATCGGGCGGATCACCCGCTTCGACCCGTCGAGCTACCCGGCGCGGCTGGCCGGTGAGATCCCCGGCTTCGCGGCCGAGGAGCACCTGCCGAGCCGGCTGCTGCCGCAGACCGACCGGATGACCCGGCTGGCACTGGTCGCCGCCGACTGGGCGCTCGCGGACGCGGGGATACGGCCGCAGGACCTGCCCGGGTTCGACATGGGCGTGGTCACGGCGAGCTCGTCGGGCGGCTTCGAGTTCGGCCAGGGTGAGCTGCAGGCGCTGTGGAGCCGGGGCAGCCAGTACGTCAGCGCGTACCAGTCGTTCGCCTGGTTCTACGCGGTCAACAGCGGCCAGATCTCCATCCGGCACGGCATGAAGGGCCCCAGCAGCGTCGTAGTCAGCGACCAGGCCGGCGGGCTGGACGCGGTGGCGCAGGCACGCCGCCAGATCCGTAAGGGCACGCCGATCGTGGTCTCCGGCGCCGTGGACGCCTCCATCTGCCCGTGGGGCTGGGTCGCCCAGCTCGCCGCGCAGCGACTGACCACGCGCGACGAGCCCAGCCAGGCGTATCTGCCCTTCGACGGGGCCGCCGACGGGTATGTGCCGGGCGAGGGCGGTGCGCTGCTCGTCATGGAGTCCGAGGAGTCGGCGCGGTCGCGCGGTGCGCGGATCTACGGCGAGATCGCCGGGTACGCCGCGACGTTCGACCCCGCACCGGGCGCCGAACGCCCGCCGGCCCTGCGCCGCGCGATCGAACTCGCCCTGGACGACGCAGATGTGCGGGCCGACCAGGTGGACGTGGTCTTCGCCGACGCGGCGGCCGACCCCGAGCTCGACCGCATCGAGACCGAGGCGATCACGGCGGTCTTCGGCCCCCGCTCCGTCCCGGTCACCGCCCCCAAGACGATGACGGGCCGCCTCTACTCGGGCGCGGCCCCCCTGGACCTGGCCACCGCCTTCCTCGCCATCCGCGACGGCATCATCCCTCCGACCGTCCACGTGACCCCGTCCCCCGACCACCCCCTCGACCTGGTAATCGACCGCCCACGCGAGACCACACTACGAACGGCCCTGATCCTGGCCCGGGGGTATGGGGGGTTCAACTCGGCGGCGGTGGTGCGGGGGGTGGCCTGA
- a CDS encoding beta-ketoacyl-[acyl-carrier-protein] synthase family protein: MSGRRDSPARVVITGIEVLAPGGVGKDSFWNLLSEGRTATRGITFFDPSPFRSQVAAEMDFDPDRHGLTPQEVRRMDRAAQFAVVAARGAVADSGIDLAAHEPHRVGVTIGSAVGATMGLDEEYRIVSDGGRLHLVDHEYAVPHLYNYFVPSSFSAEVAWTVGAEGPNTVVSTGCTSGIDSVGYAVELIREGSADVMIAGSSDAPISPITMACFDAIKATTPRREDPEQASRPFDGTRNGFVLGEGCAVFVLEELESARRRGAHIYAEIAGYATRSNAYHMTGLRPDGAEMAEAITVALDEARMNVDQIDYINAHGSGTKQNDRHETAAFKKSLGEHAYRTPVSSIKSMVGHSLGAIGSIEIAASALAMEHHVVPPTANLHTPDPECDLDYVPLTAREQLTDAVLSVGSGFGGFQSAMVLARPERSMA, from the coding sequence ATGAGCGGCCGTCGGGACAGTCCCGCGCGGGTCGTCATCACCGGGATCGAGGTCCTCGCGCCCGGAGGCGTCGGCAAGGACAGCTTCTGGAACTTGCTCAGCGAGGGCCGCACCGCGACGCGCGGGATCACCTTCTTCGACCCGAGCCCGTTCCGCTCGCAGGTCGCCGCGGAGATGGACTTCGACCCGGACCGGCACGGGCTCACCCCGCAGGAGGTCCGCCGGATGGACCGGGCCGCGCAGTTCGCGGTGGTCGCGGCGCGCGGCGCGGTGGCCGACAGCGGGATCGACCTCGCCGCCCACGAACCGCACCGGGTGGGCGTCACCATCGGCAGCGCGGTCGGCGCCACGATGGGGCTGGACGAGGAGTACCGGATCGTCAGTGACGGCGGCCGGCTGCACCTGGTCGACCACGAGTACGCCGTACCGCACCTCTACAACTACTTCGTCCCGAGCTCCTTCTCGGCCGAGGTCGCCTGGACAGTGGGCGCGGAGGGCCCCAACACCGTGGTGTCCACCGGCTGCACCTCCGGCATCGACTCCGTCGGCTATGCCGTCGAGCTGATCCGTGAGGGCTCGGCCGACGTGATGATCGCCGGTTCGTCCGACGCGCCGATCTCGCCGATCACCATGGCCTGCTTCGACGCCATCAAGGCGACGACCCCGCGCCGGGAGGACCCCGAGCAGGCCTCGCGGCCGTTCGACGGCACCCGCAACGGGTTCGTGCTCGGCGAGGGCTGTGCGGTGTTCGTCCTGGAGGAGCTGGAGAGCGCGCGGCGGCGCGGGGCGCACATCTACGCCGAGATCGCCGGCTACGCCACCCGCAGCAACGCGTACCACATGACCGGTCTGCGGCCGGACGGCGCGGAGATGGCCGAGGCGATCACGGTGGCGCTGGACGAGGCCCGTATGAACGTGGACCAGATCGACTACATCAACGCCCACGGCTCCGGCACCAAGCAGAACGACCGGCACGAGACGGCCGCCTTCAAGAAGAGCCTCGGCGAGCACGCCTACCGCACTCCCGTGAGCTCCATCAAGTCGATGGTGGGGCACTCGCTCGGCGCGATCGGGTCGATCGAGATCGCCGCGTCCGCGCTGGCGATGGAGCACCACGTGGTGCCGCCCACGGCGAACCTGCACACCCCCGACCCGGAGTGCGACCTCGACTACGTGCCGCTCACCGCCCGCGAGCAGCTGACCGACGCGGTGCTGTCGGTGGGCAGTGGGTTCGGCGGCTTCCAGAGCGCGATGGTGCTCGCCCGTCCCGAGAGGAGCATGGCATGA
- a CDS encoding acetyl/propionyl/methylcrotonyl-CoA carboxylase subunit alpha, translating to MRKVLIANRGEIAVRVARACRDAGIASVAVYADPDRDASHVRAADEAFALGGDTPASSYLDIEKVLKAARESGADAIHPGYGFLSENAEFAQAVLDAGLIWIGPPPQAIRDLGDKVAARHIAQRAGAPLVAGTPDPVSGADEVVAFAEEHGLPIAIKAAFGGGGRGLKVARTLEEVPELYDSAVREAVAAFGRGECFVERYLDKPRHVETQCLADQHGNVVVVSTRDCSLQRRHQKLVEEAPAPFLSEEQVAQLYGASKAILREAGYVGAGTVEFLVGADGTISFLEVNTRLQVEHPVTEEVTGIDLVREMFRIADGEELGYDDPVIRGHSLEFRINGEDPGRGFLPAPGTVTTFAPPTGPGVRLDAGVESGSVIGPAWDSLLAKLIVTGATRQQALQRAARALAEFQVEGMATAIPFHRAVVKDPAFAPELTGSSDPFTVHTRWIETEFVNEIKPFATTVATDTENEPGRDTVVVEVGGRRLEVSLPASLGMTLARTGLAAGARPKRRAARNSGPAASGDTLASPMQGTVVKVAVEEGQEVKEGDLIVVLEAMKMEQPLNAHKSGTIKDLSAVVGTSLTSGAAICEIKD from the coding sequence GTGCGCAAGGTGCTCATCGCCAACCGTGGCGAAATCGCTGTCCGCGTGGCCCGGGCCTGCCGGGACGCCGGGATCGCGAGCGTGGCCGTCTACGCGGATCCGGACCGCGACGCATCGCATGTCCGCGCTGCGGATGAGGCGTTCGCCCTGGGCGGTGACACCCCGGCAAGCAGCTATCTGGACATCGAGAAGGTCCTCAAGGCCGCACGCGAGTCCGGCGCGGACGCCATCCACCCGGGCTACGGCTTCCTGTCGGAGAACGCCGAGTTCGCCCAGGCCGTCCTGGACGCCGGCCTGATCTGGATCGGCCCGCCGCCGCAGGCCATCCGCGACCTCGGTGACAAGGTCGCCGCCCGGCACATCGCCCAGCGCGCCGGCGCCCCGCTCGTCGCGGGCACCCCCGACCCGGTCTCCGGCGCCGACGAGGTCGTCGCCTTCGCCGAGGAACACGGCCTGCCGATCGCGATCAAGGCCGCCTTCGGCGGCGGCGGACGCGGCCTGAAGGTCGCCCGCACGCTGGAGGAAGTGCCCGAGCTCTACGACTCCGCGGTCCGTGAGGCGGTGGCGGCGTTCGGGCGCGGGGAGTGCTTCGTGGAGCGGTACCTCGACAAGCCCCGGCACGTCGAGACGCAGTGCCTGGCCGACCAGCACGGCAACGTCGTGGTCGTGTCCACGCGTGACTGCTCGCTGCAGCGCCGCCACCAGAAGCTGGTGGAGGAGGCTCCCGCCCCGTTCCTCTCCGAGGAGCAGGTCGCCCAGTTGTACGGGGCGTCGAAGGCGATCCTTCGCGAGGCGGGGTATGTCGGTGCCGGCACCGTGGAGTTCCTGGTCGGGGCCGACGGCACGATTTCGTTCCTGGAGGTCAACACCCGCCTCCAGGTCGAGCACCCGGTCACCGAGGAGGTCACCGGCATCGACCTCGTGCGTGAGATGTTCCGCATCGCCGACGGCGAGGAACTCGGCTACGACGACCCCGTCATCCGTGGCCATTCGCTGGAGTTCCGCATCAACGGCGAGGATCCCGGCAGGGGCTTCCTCCCGGCGCCGGGCACGGTCACCACGTTCGCCCCGCCGACCGGCCCCGGCGTCCGCCTGGACGCCGGCGTCGAGTCGGGCAGCGTGATCGGCCCGGCGTGGGACTCCCTGCTCGCCAAGCTGATCGTCACCGGCGCCACCCGTCAGCAGGCGCTCCAGCGCGCCGCCCGCGCCCTCGCCGAGTTCCAGGTCGAGGGCATGGCCACCGCGATCCCGTTCCACCGCGCGGTCGTCAAGGACCCGGCCTTCGCGCCGGAACTGACCGGCTCCAGCGACCCGTTCACGGTCCACACCCGCTGGATCGAGACCGAGTTCGTCAACGAGATCAAGCCCTTCGCCACCACCGTCGCCACCGACACCGAGAACGAACCCGGTCGCGACACCGTGGTGGTCGAAGTGGGCGGCCGGCGCCTGGAGGTCTCCCTGCCGGCTTCCCTCGGCATGACCCTGGCCCGCACCGGGCTGGCCGCCGGTGCCAGGCCGAAGCGGCGGGCGGCACGCAACTCCGGCCCCGCCGCCTCCGGCGACACCCTCGCCTCCCCGATGCAGGGCACCGTCGTCAAGGTCGCCGTCGAGGAAGGCCAGGAGGTCAAGGAAGGCGACCTCATCGTCGTACTCGAAGCGATGAAGATGGAACAGCCGCTCAACGCCCACAAGTCCGGCACCATCAAGGACCTGTCCGCCGTCGTCGGCACCTCCCTCACCTCCGGCGCAGCCATCTGCGAGATCAAGGACTGA
- a CDS encoding response regulator transcription factor: MFRGRAVSQRATSSTLEFRKPITSQIRKPSTNWRVLVVENNTGDMEALAAGLRRHGHQVEGVGTGNAALQAYQVSDIVLLDLELPDLDGLEVCRSIRSLSDVPLIAVTGWGTELDRVLGLQAGADDYLVKPYGFRELMARMDAVMRRSRPQVQIEQVVSRGPLRIDAASREVSLHGQVVEVTRKEFDLLYLLASHPETVISRKRIMQQVWGGSWSRRTVDTHVSSLRGKLGGSDWIVTVRGVGFRFGSG, translated from the coding sequence ATGTTCAGGGGGAGAGCAGTGAGCCAACGCGCAACGAGCAGCACTCTGGAGTTTCGAAAGCCCATTACCTCGCAGATCCGGAAGCCGTCGACCAACTGGCGGGTCCTGGTGGTCGAGAACAACACCGGCGACATGGAGGCCCTCGCCGCCGGACTGCGGCGGCACGGCCACCAGGTAGAGGGGGTCGGCACGGGCAACGCGGCTCTGCAGGCCTACCAGGTGTCGGACATCGTTCTGCTGGATCTCGAACTACCCGACCTGGACGGTCTGGAGGTGTGCCGCTCCATCCGTTCCCTGAGCGACGTCCCACTGATAGCCGTCACGGGGTGGGGGACGGAACTGGACCGTGTCCTCGGTCTCCAGGCCGGCGCGGACGACTACCTCGTCAAGCCCTACGGCTTCCGGGAACTGATGGCCCGGATGGATGCCGTCATGCGTCGCTCGCGTCCGCAGGTGCAGATCGAGCAGGTCGTCTCACGCGGGCCGTTGCGCATCGACGCCGCCTCGCGCGAGGTGAGCCTGCACGGCCAGGTCGTGGAGGTCACCCGCAAGGAGTTCGATCTGCTCTATCTGCTCGCCTCCCACCCGGAGACGGTGATCTCGCGCAAGCGCATCATGCAGCAGGTCTGGGGTGGGTCCTGGTCCCGTCGCACCGTGGACACCCATGTCAGCAGCCTACGAGGCAAGTTGGGGGGCAGCGACTGGATCGTCACCGTACGCGGAGTGGGGTTCCGCTTCGGTAGTGGCTGA
- a CDS encoding TcmI family type II polyketide cyclase, whose translation MHSTLIVARMEPGSAVDVAKLFGAFDETEMPHLMGTRRRQLFHYRGLYFHLQDFDADNGGELIEKAKSDERFVRISEDLKPHIEAYDPATWRSPADAMATRFYNWEASR comes from the coding sequence ATGCACAGCACCTTGATCGTGGCTCGGATGGAACCGGGCTCAGCGGTCGATGTCGCCAAGTTGTTCGGCGCGTTCGACGAGACCGAGATGCCCCATCTGATGGGTACGCGACGCCGCCAGCTCTTCCACTACCGAGGTCTCTACTTCCACTTGCAGGACTTCGACGCGGACAACGGTGGCGAGCTGATCGAGAAGGCCAAGTCCGACGAGCGTTTCGTGCGGATCAGTGAGGACCTGAAGCCCCACATAGAGGCCTACGACCCGGCCACCTGGCGTTCCCCCGCCGACGCCATGGCCACGCGCTTCTACAACTGGGAGGCCTCCCGATGA
- a CDS encoding ScbR family autoregulator-binding transcription factor produces MGLQQERAIRTRRLMLKSAADVFDREDYASARLSDISARANMSTGALHFHFANKEDLAQAVVNEARGILWRAARLAYEKNSEPLQALTDISHTLSQLLSWDVVSRAGLRLDNDRSRKGREQFIHAWHACVQRLLDRARQEGGVAAQVQLPALTCAIVAATTGIGVLIKGGEGDRTRLAFTGFWQGFLPGLAAPSLLGALNPGGTPDVVDHALAVSRYLPYAPEEEIDAEAATTGVR; encoded by the coding sequence GTGGGACTACAACAGGAGAGGGCGATCCGCACCCGCCGGCTCATGCTGAAGTCGGCGGCAGACGTCTTCGACCGCGAGGACTACGCCTCGGCCAGGCTCTCCGACATCAGCGCGCGGGCCAACATGAGCACGGGCGCGCTGCACTTCCACTTCGCGAACAAGGAGGACCTGGCCCAGGCGGTCGTGAACGAGGCGCGCGGCATCCTGTGGCGCGCCGCGCGCCTCGCGTACGAGAAGAACTCCGAGCCGCTGCAGGCCCTCACCGACATCTCGCACACCCTGAGCCAGTTGCTGTCCTGGGACGTGGTGTCGCGGGCCGGGCTGCGTTTGGACAACGACCGGTCCCGCAAGGGGCGGGAGCAGTTCATCCACGCGTGGCACGCCTGCGTGCAGCGGCTGCTGGACCGCGCGCGCCAGGAGGGCGGGGTCGCCGCGCAGGTCCAGCTGCCGGCCCTGACCTGTGCGATCGTCGCCGCGACGACCGGCATAGGAGTACTGATAAAGGGGGGCGAGGGCGACCGGACCCGGCTGGCCTTCACGGGGTTCTGGCAGGGCTTCCTGCCGGGGCTCGCCGCACCGAGCCTGCTCGGCGCACTGAACCCCGGCGGCACACCGGACGTCGTCGACCACGCGCTCGCCGTGTCGCGTTACCTGCCCTACGCCCCGGAGGAAGAGATCGACGCGGAGGCAGCGACCACGGGGGTGAGGTGA